A genomic segment from Variovorax paradoxus B4 encodes:
- a CDS encoding quinone oxidoreductase family protein, which translates to MSKAVRIDRHGGPEELKIVDVEVGEPGPGEIRIRHKAVGLNFIDTYQRSGLYPFQMPLQLGMEASGVVEAVGEGVVHLQPGDRAAYASQPPGAYSELRVMPAKNVCKLPDVISFETGAAMMLKGLTTQYLLKKTLPVEGLQPGDFILFHAAAGGVGLIACQWAKALGLQLIGTAGSDAKCKLALEYGAAHAINYSTENFAARVKEITGGKGVKVAYDSVGKDTWEGSIDCLRPFGLLAVFGNGSGPVPPISLGTLASKGSLYVTRPTLFTHIATRESTQAMADDLFAVVQSGAVKIPIDQRYALADVQQAHRDLEARKTTGCTILTL; encoded by the coding sequence ATGAGCAAAGCCGTCCGTATCGACCGCCATGGCGGTCCCGAGGAACTGAAGATCGTCGACGTCGAGGTGGGCGAGCCCGGCCCCGGCGAGATCCGCATCCGCCACAAGGCCGTGGGCCTGAATTTCATCGACACCTACCAGCGCAGCGGACTCTATCCGTTCCAGATGCCGCTGCAGCTGGGCATGGAAGCCTCGGGCGTGGTCGAGGCGGTGGGCGAAGGCGTGGTGCACCTGCAACCCGGCGACCGCGCCGCGTACGCGAGCCAGCCGCCCGGCGCCTACAGCGAGCTGCGCGTGATGCCGGCGAAGAACGTCTGCAAGCTGCCCGATGTGATCTCCTTCGAGACCGGCGCAGCCATGATGCTCAAGGGCCTGACGACGCAATACCTGCTGAAGAAGACGCTGCCGGTGGAGGGCCTGCAGCCGGGCGACTTCATCCTGTTCCACGCGGCGGCCGGCGGCGTCGGCCTGATTGCCTGCCAGTGGGCCAAGGCGCTGGGCCTGCAGCTGATCGGCACCGCGGGCAGCGACGCCAAGTGCAAGCTCGCGCTCGAATACGGCGCGGCGCATGCCATCAACTACAGCACCGAGAACTTCGCGGCCCGGGTGAAGGAAATCACCGGCGGCAAGGGCGTGAAGGTGGCGTACGACTCGGTGGGCAAGGACACCTGGGAAGGCTCCATCGACTGCCTGCGCCCGTTCGGCCTGCTGGCGGTGTTCGGCAACGGCTCGGGCCCGGTGCCGCCGATCAGCCTGGGCACGCTCGCGTCCAAGGGCTCGCTCTACGTGACGCGGCCGACGCTGTTCACGCACATTGCCACGCGCGAGAGCACGCAGGCGATGGCGGACGACCTGTTCGCAGTGGTGCAGAGCGGCGCGGTGAAGATCCCGATCGACCAGCGCTATGCGCTGGCCGACGTGCAGCAGGCCCACCGCGACCTGGAAGCGCGCAAGACCACCGGCTGCACCATCCTCACGCTCTGA
- a CDS encoding response regulator, which yields MDTVRTFIVEDNPAIRENLAGTLREVARVDPVGQAETQSEGARWLARNLSQWDLAIVDLFLKDGTGFGVLEACRNREPNQKMVVLSNYLTPEMRRRCVQLGADAVFDKATELDDLIDFCLRRRQEQFMASPFRAAH from the coding sequence ATGGACACCGTCAGAACCTTCATCGTCGAGGACAACCCCGCCATCCGCGAGAACCTGGCCGGCACGCTGCGCGAGGTGGCGCGGGTCGATCCGGTGGGCCAGGCCGAAACGCAGAGCGAGGGCGCGCGCTGGCTCGCGCGCAATCTCTCGCAGTGGGACCTGGCCATCGTCGACCTGTTCCTGAAGGACGGCACCGGCTTCGGCGTGCTCGAAGCCTGCCGCAACCGCGAGCCGAACCAGAAGATGGTGGTGCTCAGCAACTACCTGACCCCGGAGATGCGCCGCAGGTGCGTGCAACTGGGCGCCGACGCGGTGTTCGACAAGGCCACGGAGCTCGATGACCTGATCGATTTCTGCCTGCGCCGCCGGCAGGAGCAGTTCATGGCCTCGCCGTTTCGGGCGGCGCACTGA
- a CDS encoding Na/Pi cotransporter family protein has protein sequence MKHLLNLLAAVALLVWGTHLVRTGVLRVFGANLRKILVQSMRNRFTAALSGIGVTALVQSSTATSLMTSSFVGQGLVTLPAALAVMRGADVGTALISVLFSADLSWLSPMFIFVGVVLFISRSASVAGRVGRVLIGLGLMLLALQLVVEATEPLFSAPAVRVLLASLNSDVLLEITIGAVLAIVAYSSLAVVLLVAAMASSNVVPLDVALGLVLGANLGSGLLAVLTTAKSAVPVRQVTVGNLLFKALGVAIVAPFVGLWLRHVQPHVPNATHGVVLFHLAFNVVISVGFIGLTQWVATLVTKMLPVPPLPASSMRPHHLDPSALSTPSLAISNAAREALHQADVVETMLIGTLDVIRHNDLRLAQELRQLDDTVDELYSAIKYYMTRISREALGEEESRRWTDIISFTINMEQIGDIIERVIIDIEDKKIKPQRNFSEAGMAEIVELHGRLVANLRLSMSVFLNGNVRDAQRLLQEKARFRDLERAYATTHLERLSDRTTLSMETSSLHIDLISDLKRINSHICSIAYPILESAGALAPSRLRESRLGKIEG, from the coding sequence ATGAAGCATCTCCTGAACCTGCTCGCCGCCGTTGCCCTGCTGGTGTGGGGTACGCACCTCGTGCGCACGGGCGTGCTGCGCGTGTTCGGCGCCAACCTGCGCAAGATCCTGGTGCAGAGCATGCGCAACCGCTTCACGGCCGCGCTGTCGGGCATCGGCGTCACGGCCCTGGTGCAGTCGAGCACCGCCACCTCGCTGATGACCTCCTCCTTCGTGGGGCAAGGCCTGGTCACGCTGCCGGCGGCGCTGGCGGTGATGCGGGGGGCGGACGTGGGCACGGCGCTCATCTCGGTGCTGTTCTCGGCCGACCTGTCGTGGTTGTCGCCGATGTTCATCTTCGTGGGGGTGGTGCTGTTCATTTCCCGCTCGGCCAGCGTGGCGGGCCGTGTGGGCCGGGTGCTCATCGGCCTGGGGCTGATGCTGCTGGCGCTTCAGCTGGTGGTGGAAGCGACCGAACCTCTTTTTTCGGCGCCGGCCGTTCGCGTGCTGCTGGCCTCGCTCAACAGCGACGTGCTGCTCGAGATCACCATCGGCGCCGTGCTGGCGATCGTGGCCTATTCGAGTCTGGCCGTGGTGCTGCTGGTGGCGGCCATGGCAAGCTCCAACGTGGTTCCGCTGGACGTCGCGCTCGGGCTGGTGCTGGGCGCCAACCTCGGCAGCGGCCTGCTGGCGGTGCTGACCACGGCCAAGTCGGCCGTGCCGGTGCGGCAGGTCACCGTGGGCAACCTGCTTTTCAAGGCACTGGGGGTCGCCATCGTCGCGCCTTTCGTCGGGCTCTGGCTGCGCCATGTGCAGCCGCACGTGCCGAATGCAACCCACGGCGTGGTGCTGTTCCACCTGGCGTTCAACGTGGTCATCAGCGTGGGCTTCATCGGCCTCACGCAGTGGGTCGCCACGCTGGTCACGAAGATGCTGCCGGTGCCGCCGCTGCCGGCCTCCTCCATGCGGCCCCACCATCTCGATCCCTCCGCGCTCTCGACGCCTTCGCTCGCCATTTCCAACGCGGCGCGCGAGGCGCTGCACCAGGCCGACGTGGTGGAGACCATGCTCATCGGCACGCTCGACGTGATCCGCCACAACGACCTGCGCCTGGCGCAGGAGCTGCGGCAGCTCGACGACACGGTGGACGAGCTCTATTCGGCCATCAAGTACTACATGACGCGCATCTCCCGCGAGGCGCTGGGCGAGGAAGAAAGCCGGCGCTGGACCGACATCATCAGCTTCACCATCAACATGGAGCAGATCGGCGACATCATCGAGCGCGTGATCATCGACATCGAAGACAAGAAGATCAAGCCGCAGCGCAATTTCTCCGAAGCGGGCATGGCGGAAATCGTGGAACTGCATGGACGGCTGGTCGCCAACCTGCGGCTGAGCATGAGCGTCTTCCTGAACGGCAACGTGCGCGATGCGCAGCGGCTGCTTCAGGAGAAAGCCCGCTTCCGCGACCTCGAGCGGGCCTATGCCACCACCCACCTCGAGCGGCTCTCCGACCGCACCACGCTGAGCATGGAGACCAGCTCGCTGCACATCGACCTGATCAGCGACCTGAAGCGGATCAACTCGCACATCTGCTCCATTGCCTATCCCATCCTGGAATCGGCGGGCGCGCTGGCGCCGAGCCGGCTGCGCGAATCACGGCTGGGAAAGATCGAAGGCTGA
- a CDS encoding phosphodiesterase, producing MTTTTTEDTTFLVQLTDLHIREPGRLAYGRIDTAPFLEHAVQSVLRLPQRPDAVVITGDLSDFGRAAEYEHLARLLAPLTMPVYLMPGNHDDRGQLRRSFPGHAYLAAGVGSAGFVQYAVRVGALRLLTLDTCVPGASHGELCGERLGWLEEQLDACRGEPVVIAMHHPPFRTLIGHMDEIGLQQGAEALEALVARHGNVERVICGHLHRAIDVRFGGTIASTSPAPAHQVCLDLSPGAPSAWALEPPGFRVHAWSAQDGRLVTHLAASGTFEGPFPFHDNGELID from the coding sequence ATGACGACAACGACGACAGAAGACACCACGTTCCTGGTCCAGCTGACGGACCTGCACATTCGTGAGCCGGGACGCCTGGCCTACGGCCGCATCGATACCGCGCCCTTCCTGGAGCATGCGGTGCAGTCGGTGCTGCGGCTGCCGCAGCGGCCCGACGCCGTCGTCATCACGGGCGACCTGAGCGACTTCGGCCGCGCGGCCGAATACGAGCACCTGGCGCGCCTGCTGGCGCCGCTCACCATGCCGGTCTACCTGATGCCCGGCAACCATGACGACCGCGGCCAGCTGCGCCGCAGCTTTCCCGGCCACGCCTACCTGGCGGCGGGCGTCGGTTCGGCCGGTTTCGTGCAGTACGCGGTGCGCGTGGGCGCGCTGCGCCTGCTCACGCTCGACACCTGCGTGCCGGGCGCGAGCCACGGCGAGCTGTGCGGCGAGCGCCTGGGCTGGCTCGAAGAGCAGCTCGATGCCTGCCGCGGAGAGCCGGTGGTGATTGCCATGCACCACCCGCCTTTCCGCACGCTGATCGGCCACATGGACGAGATCGGCCTGCAGCAGGGCGCCGAGGCGCTCGAAGCACTGGTTGCGCGGCACGGCAACGTGGAACGCGTGATCTGCGGCCACCTGCATCGCGCCATCGACGTGCGCTTCGGCGGCACCATCGCATCGACCTCGCCCGCACCGGCGCACCAGGTCTGCCTGGACCTGTCGCCCGGCGCACCCTCGGCCTGGGCGCTGGAGCCGCCCGGCTTCAGGGTCCATGCCTGGTCTGCCCAGGACGGCCGGCTCGTGACCCATCTGGCGGCTTCCGGCACCTTCGAAGGCCCTTTTCCCTTCCATGACAACGGAGAGCTGATCGACTGA
- a CDS encoding ABC transporter ATP-binding protein, whose translation MELERIPIDIANCAKTYADGTRGLLPTDLHVEAGEVLALLGPSGCGKTTLLRLIAGLEAPDEGSRIVFGGQDVTDRPVEHRGVGMVFQSYALFPQMTVAANIGYGLRIRGVAPQEETRAVGELVDLTRLGGLENKRPAELSGGQRQRVALARAVAVRPRVLLLDEPLAALDAKLKESLRDELAELLRRLHITAIHVTHDQQEALAIADRLAVMSAGRIVQIGRGEELYRAPAHPFVAEFLGRVNRLAREADAIAQGVVRLGGSTLPCPPAWRNHAMLLVRPEDVEVSAPRPDWGAATVERRTFLGDRVQLQLRMQDQPLLVADVGRDTPFGPGDPVGLRIQPDRLMTSQETSA comes from the coding sequence ATGGAACTTGAACGCATTCCCATCGACATCGCGAACTGCGCGAAAACCTACGCCGACGGCACGCGCGGCCTGCTGCCCACCGACCTGCACGTGGAGGCCGGCGAGGTGCTCGCACTGCTCGGCCCTTCGGGCTGCGGCAAGACCACGCTGCTGCGGCTGATCGCGGGGCTCGAAGCACCCGACGAAGGCAGCCGCATCGTGTTCGGCGGCCAGGACGTGACCGACCGGCCGGTGGAGCATCGCGGCGTGGGCATGGTGTTCCAGAGCTATGCGCTTTTTCCGCAGATGACGGTGGCGGCCAACATCGGCTATGGGCTGCGCATCCGCGGCGTGGCGCCGCAGGAGGAAACGCGCGCGGTGGGCGAGCTGGTCGACCTGACGCGGCTGGGCGGCCTGGAGAACAAGCGCCCCGCCGAACTCTCGGGCGGCCAGCGGCAGCGCGTGGCGCTGGCGCGCGCCGTGGCGGTGCGTCCGCGCGTGCTGCTGCTGGACGAGCCGCTGGCCGCGCTCGACGCCAAGCTCAAGGAGTCGCTGCGCGACGAGCTCGCCGAGCTGCTGCGCCGGCTGCACATCACGGCCATCCACGTCACGCACGACCAGCAGGAGGCCCTGGCCATTGCCGACCGCCTGGCGGTGATGAGCGCCGGGCGCATCGTGCAGATCGGCCGCGGCGAAGAGCTGTACCGCGCGCCGGCGCATCCCTTCGTTGCGGAGTTCCTGGGCCGCGTCAACCGCCTCGCGCGCGAAGCCGACGCCATTGCGCAAGGCGTTGTCCGACTCGGCGGAAGCACCCTGCCTTGCCCACCCGCCTGGCGCAACCATGCCATGCTGCTGGTGCGACCCGAAGACGTCGAAGTGAGTGCGCCCCGGCCCGACTGGGGCGCTGCAACCGTCGAACGCCGCACCTTCCTCGGCGACCGCGTGCAGCTGCAATTGCGCATGCAGGACCAGCCTTTGCTGGTGGCCGACGTGGGCCGCGACACGCCTTTCGGCCCCGGCGATCCTGTGGGACTGCGCATCCAGCCCGATCGCCTGATGACGTCGCAGGAGACCAGCGCATGA
- a CDS encoding ABC transporter permease, translating to MRKNTQPRAPFLLAITVLVSLFMIAPMLLSVMAGLVNNYSAGLKSGLTLRWLGEVWENYGGTVGWSLALALACVVGTVLLGVPCAYALARSRSRAAHIFEELLTLPVAVPGLATALALILAYGQLTAFRQSFAFILVGHMVFTLPFMVRTVSSAFQRDDLLALEEAARSLGANFRQRFMGILVPAVFPAIVAGSLMVFTLSVGEFNLTWMLHTPLTRTLPVGLADSYASMRIEIGSAYTLVFFAVILPVLWGLQYLANLMQKRHGT from the coding sequence ATGCGCAAGAACACGCAACCCAGGGCGCCCTTCCTGCTGGCCATCACCGTGCTCGTGAGCCTCTTCATGATCGCGCCGATGCTGCTGTCGGTGATGGCGGGCCTCGTCAACAACTACAGCGCGGGCCTGAAGAGCGGCCTCACGCTGCGCTGGCTCGGCGAGGTGTGGGAGAACTACGGCGGCACCGTGGGCTGGTCGCTCGCGCTGGCGCTGGCCTGCGTGGTCGGCACCGTGCTGCTGGGCGTGCCCTGCGCCTACGCGCTGGCGCGCAGCCGCTCACGCGCCGCGCACATCTTCGAGGAGCTGCTCACGCTGCCGGTGGCGGTGCCGGGGCTGGCCACGGCGCTGGCGCTGATCCTCGCCTACGGCCAGCTCACGGCCTTTCGCCAGAGCTTCGCCTTCATTCTCGTGGGCCACATGGTGTTCACGCTGCCGTTCATGGTGCGCACCGTGAGTTCGGCCTTCCAGCGCGACGACCTGCTCGCGCTCGAAGAGGCGGCCCGCTCGCTGGGCGCGAACTTCCGCCAGCGCTTCATGGGCATCCTCGTGCCCGCCGTGTTCCCCGCCATCGTCGCCGGCAGCCTGATGGTGTTCACGCTCTCGGTGGGCGAGTTCAACCTCACGTGGATGCTGCACACGCCGCTCACGCGCACCCTGCCCGTGGGCCTGGCCGACAGCTATGCCTCGATGCGCATCGAGATCGGATCGGCCTACACGCTGGTCTTCTTCGCGGTCATTCTTCCGGTGCTGTGGGGCCTTCAATATCTTGCCAACCTGATGCAGAAACGCCATGGAACTTGA
- a CDS encoding ABC transporter permease yields the protein MKQPNAWNPRWRLLACAAPAAVFFTAFWLLPVVRLLTLPATKGWATYFAVLTDSRYLQSMANTVALSVAVTLATLLLGAAVGIYLARHAFAGKRMLLSLLTLPLSFPGVIIGFFVILLGGRQGLVADVGDSLFGERITFAYGLLGLFLAYLYFSLPRAIATYAAAAEAMNMQLEEAARSLGASRLRVARDVWMPELAPTTLACGAILFATSMGAFGTAFTLASKFEVIPITIYNEFTNYANFALAASLSIALGLVTWLVLFAARRFGANPVAR from the coding sequence ATGAAGCAACCCAACGCCTGGAACCCCCGCTGGCGCCTGCTGGCCTGCGCAGCCCCCGCCGCCGTGTTCTTCACGGCCTTCTGGCTGCTGCCGGTGGTGCGCTTGCTCACGCTGCCGGCGACCAAGGGCTGGGCCACCTACTTCGCGGTGCTGACCGACTCGCGCTACCTGCAGAGCATGGCCAACACCGTGGCACTCTCGGTGGCAGTGACACTCGCAACCTTGCTGCTCGGCGCCGCCGTGGGCATCTACCTTGCGCGGCACGCTTTCGCGGGCAAGCGCATGCTGCTGTCGCTGCTCACGCTGCCGCTGTCCTTTCCGGGCGTGATCATCGGTTTCTTCGTGATCCTGCTCGGCGGGCGGCAAGGGCTGGTGGCGGACGTCGGCGACAGCCTGTTCGGCGAACGCATCACCTTCGCCTACGGCCTGCTCGGGTTGTTCCTCGCGTACCTGTATTTCTCGTTGCCGCGCGCCATTGCCACCTACGCCGCCGCGGCCGAGGCCATGAACATGCAGCTGGAGGAAGCCGCGCGCTCGCTCGGCGCCTCGCGGCTGCGCGTGGCGCGCGACGTGTGGATGCCGGAGCTCGCGCCCACCACGCTGGCCTGCGGCGCGATCCTGTTCGCCACCTCGATGGGCGCCTTCGGCACGGCCTTCACGCTGGCCAGCAAGTTCGAGGTGATCCCCATCACCATCTACAACGAATTCACCAACTACGCCAACTTCGCGCTCGCCGCATCGCTGTCGATTGCGCTGGGCCTCGTGACCTGGCTGGTGCTGTTCGCCGCGCGGCGCTTCGGCGCCAACCCGGTCGCACGCTGA
- a CDS encoding IS110 family transposase: MEVIHSRCAGLDVHKQTVVACVRIAGDGPPLQEVRTFATTTSALLSLCDWLDSFQVEVVAMEATGVYWKPVWHVLEGHFELVLANAAHVKNVPGRKTDVNDSMWLADLLAHGLIRASFVPPVAVQELRTLTRTRKQLVRERSAHAQRIEKVLEDANLKLSVVLSDILGKSARAVLQAIIDGQDDPQHLISCIGRVKASRAELLEALRGRVSTHHRFMLKLHLSHIDALDQAIAAIEKEVGLGLEPFRQAAKLLSTMPGLSAVSAHVIVAEIGIDMSRFATPGHLLSWACLCPRNDESAGKRRSTRLRRGGQWLKTTLVQAAWSAVRVKGGYLQAQFHRLRARRGAKKAIIAVAASMLTAAWHMLRDGTEWHDLGAAHFDRADAHKTANRLIRRLQQIGYAVQLTPAG, from the coding sequence ATGGAAGTCATTCATTCCCGCTGCGCGGGCCTGGACGTTCACAAACAAACCGTGGTGGCGTGCGTGCGCATCGCTGGCGACGGCCCCCCGTTGCAGGAAGTGCGCACCTTTGCCACCACCACCTCGGCTCTGCTGAGCTTGTGCGACTGGCTCGACTCCTTCCAGGTCGAGGTGGTCGCCATGGAGGCCACCGGGGTGTACTGGAAGCCGGTGTGGCATGTGCTCGAAGGCCACTTCGAGCTGGTGCTGGCCAACGCCGCGCACGTGAAGAACGTGCCCGGGCGCAAGACCGACGTCAACGACTCGATGTGGCTGGCCGACCTGTTGGCCCACGGCCTGATCCGCGCCAGCTTCGTGCCCCCGGTGGCCGTGCAGGAGCTGCGCACGCTCACGCGCACGCGCAAGCAGCTCGTGCGCGAGAGGAGCGCGCACGCGCAACGCATCGAGAAGGTGCTCGAGGACGCCAACCTCAAGCTCAGCGTCGTGCTCAGCGACATCCTGGGCAAGAGCGCGCGCGCAGTGCTGCAGGCCATCATCGACGGCCAGGACGACCCGCAGCACCTGATCTCCTGCATCGGCCGCGTCAAGGCCAGTCGCGCCGAGTTGCTGGAGGCGCTGCGCGGGCGCGTCAGTACGCACCACCGCTTCATGCTCAAGCTGCACCTGAGCCATATCGACGCGCTGGACCAGGCCATCGCCGCCATCGAGAAGGAGGTGGGCCTGGGGCTCGAGCCGTTTCGACAAGCCGCCAAGCTCCTGAGCACCATGCCGGGCCTGAGCGCTGTCAGCGCCCACGTGATCGTGGCCGAGATCGGCATCGACATGTCGCGATTTGCCACGCCCGGCCACTTGCTGTCCTGGGCCTGCCTGTGCCCGCGCAACGACGAGAGCGCCGGAAAGCGCCGCTCCACCCGGCTGCGCCGCGGCGGCCAATGGCTCAAGACCACGCTGGTGCAGGCCGCCTGGTCCGCCGTGAGGGTCAAGGGCGGCTATCTGCAGGCGCAGTTCCATCGGCTGCGCGCCCGACGCGGCGCCAAGAAGGCCATCATCGCCGTGGCCGCCTCGATGCTCACCGCCGCTTGGCACATGCTGCGCGACGGCACCGAATGGCATGACCTCGGTGCCGCTCACTTCGACCGCGCCGACGCTCACAAAACCGCCAACCGCCTGATCCGACGACTTCAGCAAATCGGCTACGCGGTGCAACTCACTCCGGCTGGATAG
- a CDS encoding ABC transporter substrate-binding protein — protein sequence MLSFRFSRMARLGLLAATLAAGSTAAMAQTAICYNCPTEWADWGTQLKAIKARTGITVPADNKNSGQSLAQLVAEKASPVADVTYLGVTFAVQAQKEGVVEPYKPAAWKDIPDGLKDPAGNWFTIHSGTLGFMVNVDALKGKPIPKSWADLLKPEYKGLIGYLDPASAFVGYVGAVAVNEARGGTLDNFAPAIDYFKALQKNEPIVPKQTSYARVLSGEIAILLDYDFNAYRAKYKDKANVAFVIPSEGTLAVPYVMSLVAKAPHAAEGRKVLDFVLSDEGQAIWAKAYLRPVRASAMPKDIEAQFLPATEYARAKSVDYARMAEAQRAFSDRYLKEVR from the coding sequence ATGTTGTCTTTCCGTTTCTCCCGCATGGCCCGCCTGGGCCTGCTCGCCGCCACGCTCGCCGCCGGCAGCACGGCGGCCATGGCCCAGACCGCCATTTGCTACAACTGCCCCACCGAGTGGGCCGACTGGGGCACGCAGCTCAAGGCCATCAAGGCCAGGACCGGCATCACGGTGCCGGCCGACAACAAGAACTCGGGCCAGTCGCTCGCGCAGCTGGTGGCCGAAAAGGCCAGCCCCGTGGCCGACGTCACCTACCTGGGCGTGACCTTCGCGGTGCAGGCGCAGAAAGAAGGCGTGGTCGAGCCCTACAAGCCGGCCGCGTGGAAAGACATTCCCGACGGCCTGAAGGACCCGGCCGGCAACTGGTTCACCATCCACTCGGGCACGCTCGGCTTCATGGTCAACGTCGATGCGCTCAAGGGCAAGCCGATTCCGAAGTCGTGGGCCGACCTGCTCAAGCCCGAATACAAGGGCCTGATCGGCTATCTCGATCCCGCCTCGGCGTTCGTGGGCTATGTCGGCGCGGTGGCGGTGAACGAGGCGCGCGGCGGCACGCTCGACAACTTCGCACCGGCCATCGACTACTTCAAGGCGCTGCAGAAGAACGAGCCCATCGTGCCCAAGCAGACCTCCTACGCGCGGGTGCTGTCGGGCGAGATCGCGATCCTGCTCGACTACGACTTCAATGCCTACCGCGCCAAGTACAAGGACAAGGCCAACGTCGCCTTCGTCATTCCGAGCGAAGGCACGCTGGCCGTGCCCTACGTGATGAGCCTCGTCGCCAAGGCGCCCCACGCGGCCGAGGGCAGGAAGGTGCTCGACTTCGTGCTGTCCGACGAAGGCCAGGCGATCTGGGCCAAGGCCTACCTGCGGCCGGTGCGCGCCAGCGCAATGCCCAAGGACATCGAGGCGCAGTTCCTTCCTGCTACCGAATACGCACGCGCCAAGAGCGTCGACTACGCCCGCATGGCCGAGGCGCAGCGCGCGTTCTCCGATCGTTACCTCAAGGAAGTGCGCTGA
- a CDS encoding LacI family DNA-binding transcriptional regulator yields MSIQAVAAKAGVSVATVSRAFNFPDKVTRSTRELVERVARELDYVPNASARTLRTQRSRALGVVLPTLLNPTFAECLQGIARAAIAGGYAIIPVTTGYQLDEEERAVHLLLAGNVDGLILVVSNPATSAALARLRSTGTPYVLAYNRHPDHPCVTVDGEAAVADAVARLVLHGHRRIAMVSGTLAASDRAQQRYRGYRKGMADAGLKAPPLIEVPFVESAVDALAGVLQASSRPTALICSNDLLAIRSIRAAHLGGLRVPDDLSVIGFDGIALGEDLTPALTTIAQPNNDIGRHSVELLIQAMAGGTTLQADASLLLPHFFRDGESCAAARDTATD; encoded by the coding sequence ATGAGCATCCAAGCCGTTGCAGCCAAAGCCGGAGTTTCCGTGGCCACCGTGTCGCGGGCCTTCAATTTCCCCGACAAGGTGACCCGCTCCACGCGGGAGCTGGTGGAGCGCGTCGCACGTGAACTCGACTACGTGCCGAACGCCAGCGCGCGCACCTTGCGCACCCAGCGCAGCCGTGCATTGGGCGTGGTGCTACCCACCCTGCTGAATCCGACTTTTGCCGAATGCCTGCAGGGCATCGCACGCGCCGCCATCGCCGGCGGCTACGCGATCATTCCTGTCACCACGGGCTACCAGCTCGACGAGGAAGAGCGTGCGGTCCACCTGCTGCTCGCCGGCAACGTCGACGGGCTGATCCTCGTGGTCTCCAATCCTGCCACGTCGGCCGCGCTGGCGCGGCTGCGCAGCACCGGCACGCCCTACGTGCTGGCCTACAACAGGCACCCCGACCATCCCTGCGTGACCGTCGATGGCGAAGCGGCGGTGGCCGATGCCGTGGCGCGGCTGGTGCTGCACGGCCATCGCCGCATCGCGATGGTCAGCGGCACGCTCGCCGCGTCCGACCGCGCGCAGCAACGCTATCGCGGCTACCGCAAAGGCATGGCCGATGCCGGGCTCAAGGCGCCGCCGCTGATCGAGGTGCCCTTCGTCGAGAGCGCGGTCGATGCGCTCGCCGGCGTGCTGCAGGCGTCCAGCCGTCCCACCGCGTTGATCTGCTCGAACGACCTGCTTGCCATTCGCAGCATCCGCGCCGCGCACCTGGGCGGCCTCCGCGTGCCGGACGACCTCAGCGTCATCGGTTTCGACGGCATCGCGCTCGGCGAAGACCTGACGCCGGCGCTCACCACCATCGCGCAGCCCAACAACGACATCGGCCGCCACAGCGTCGAGCTGCTGATCCAGGCCATGGCCGGCGGCACCACGCTGCAGGCCGATGCGAGCCTGCTGCTGCCCCATTTCTTCCGGGACGGCGAGTCGTGCGCGGCCGCGCGCGACACCGCCACCGACTGA
- the lspA gene encoding signal peptidase II, with amino-acid sequence MAAARSMSASRSRSGSIWPWLGLAAIVLIIDQFTKTLILGYYKLGDATYVTSFFNVVRAHNTGAAFSFLADHSGWQRWFFTAIGVAAAVFIVWMLKSHAGQKLFSFSMACILGGAIGNVIDRMMHGYVVDFLSFHAGNWYFPAFNAADSAITLGAICLILDEIRRVRRGK; translated from the coding sequence ATGGCGGCCGCACGTTCCATGTCGGCATCGCGTTCACGCAGCGGCAGCATCTGGCCATGGCTCGGACTGGCGGCGATCGTCCTGATCATCGACCAGTTCACCAAGACGCTGATCCTGGGCTACTACAAGCTCGGCGATGCGACCTACGTGACGAGCTTCTTCAACGTGGTCCGGGCACACAACACGGGTGCCGCGTTCTCGTTCCTGGCCGACCACTCGGGCTGGCAGCGCTGGTTCTTCACGGCCATTGGCGTGGCGGCCGCGGTGTTCATCGTCTGGATGCTGAAGTCGCACGCGGGGCAGAAGCTGTTTTCGTTCTCGATGGCCTGCATCCTGGGCGGGGCGATCGGGAATGTGATCGACCGGATGATGCACGGCTACGTGGTGGACTTTCTCAGCTTCCACGCCGGCAACTGGTACTTCCCGGCGTTCAATGCGGCGGACAGCGCGATCACCCTGGGTGCCATCTGCCTGATCCTGGATGAGATCCGGCGGGTTCGGCGCGGGAAGTAG